In the genome of Hymenobacter cellulosivorans, one region contains:
- a CDS encoding TonB-dependent receptor has translation MRYGVFVVIMHPSSWAPGLLLFAVSGTVLAQTPQPPAPTLSTPAPRTARVAAVPTTGRILDATTKEPLPGATIVFPDLRQATTSGPDGSFRFANLPQGRFLMQVRFIGYNTFVKTVDTGTGQPLEVALATAATEIGQVVVTGVSASTEMRRSPVPTSVVDHNQLNQAASTNAIDAIAHTPGLAQITTGAAISKPVIRGLGSNRVITLNNGAKQEGQQWGDEHGIEIDEYAIDRAEIIKGPGSLLYGSDGMAGVVNFLAPDPVEEGKVLGSVAANYQTNNHLQGYSLMNAGNLNGFNWLVRGSGKIAGSYRNRYDGRVYNSGFRELDGNGYVGLNKSWGYSHLTFNSFNQQLGLVEGERDEETGQFLKLVNVGGDAVAEVPVTDQDLRGYDLDVPQQQVNHLRIGTDNNFILGQSRLTVNVGWQQNLRREFGDVLAPKDPSLFFQLRTLDYAARYFLPEMSGWSTTFGLSGMRQENVNKGVEFLIPAYRLFDGGVFAVTKKTFGNLDLSGGLRYDLRRITADALYLDPDTEQPVGSGEGEQKFGGFTSNFRNVSGSLGGAYNLTEKLLLKANVSRGFRAPNIAELGSNGIHEGTIRYELGDPGLKAETSLQFDGGVSYSTDHISLSLDAFRNQIQNYVFPERLEDAVSEEGDPIFKYTQGTARLAGGEATLDIHPHPLDWLHFENSFSMVRAQQLNQPEGQQYLPFIPADRLQSTVRVNFRKVGNSRLGNLYARAGVEHTFAQNRFFSAFETETRTPGYTLVNLGLGSDVVNAQAKTLFSLYLTANNLFDVGYQSHLSRLKYAAYNVSNGRRGVFNMGRNVSLKLVVPLAFN, from the coding sequence ATGCGCTACGGCGTTTTTGTAGTCATTATGCATCCTTCCTCCTGGGCCCCCGGCCTGCTCCTGTTTGCTGTTTCGGGCACCGTATTGGCCCAAACACCCCAGCCGCCCGCTCCTACCCTATCTACTCCTGCTCCCCGCACCGCCCGCGTGGCGGCCGTGCCCACCACCGGCCGGATACTCGATGCCACGACTAAAGAGCCGCTGCCCGGGGCCACCATCGTATTTCCGGACCTGCGCCAGGCCACCACCAGCGGCCCCGACGGCTCTTTCCGATTTGCCAATCTGCCTCAGGGCCGCTTTCTGATGCAGGTACGCTTTATCGGCTATAATACCTTCGTCAAAACCGTGGATACCGGCACCGGGCAGCCGCTAGAAGTAGCGCTGGCTACGGCCGCTACCGAAATTGGACAGGTGGTGGTAACGGGTGTATCGGCGTCTACCGAAATGCGCCGTTCCCCAGTCCCTACGTCCGTCGTGGACCATAACCAACTCAACCAGGCCGCTTCCACCAACGCCATTGACGCCATTGCCCACACGCCTGGCCTGGCCCAAATTACCACTGGGGCGGCCATCAGCAAGCCCGTTATCCGGGGCCTGGGCTCCAACCGCGTCATTACCCTGAACAATGGGGCCAAGCAGGAAGGCCAGCAGTGGGGCGACGAGCACGGCATCGAAATCGACGAGTACGCCATTGACCGGGCAGAGATTATCAAGGGGCCGGGCAGCTTGCTCTATGGCTCCGACGGTATGGCCGGAGTGGTCAACTTCCTGGCGCCCGACCCGGTGGAGGAAGGCAAAGTATTGGGCTCTGTGGCAGCTAATTACCAAACAAACAACCACCTACAGGGCTATTCATTGATGAACGCCGGCAACCTAAATGGCTTCAACTGGCTGGTGCGGGGCAGCGGCAAAATAGCCGGCAGCTACCGCAACCGCTACGATGGCCGCGTTTACAACTCCGGTTTTCGGGAGCTGGATGGCAACGGCTACGTAGGCCTGAACAAAAGCTGGGGCTATTCCCACCTGACGTTTAACTCGTTTAATCAGCAGCTGGGTTTGGTGGAAGGGGAACGGGACGAGGAAACCGGCCAGTTTCTGAAGCTGGTGAACGTGGGCGGCGACGCGGTGGCCGAAGTCCCTGTAACCGACCAGGACCTGCGCGGCTATGACCTGGACGTGCCCCAGCAGCAGGTTAACCACTTGCGCATCGGTACCGACAACAACTTCATCCTGGGCCAGAGCCGGCTGACGGTGAACGTGGGTTGGCAGCAGAACCTGCGCCGGGAGTTTGGCGACGTGCTGGCTCCCAAGGACCCCTCGTTGTTTTTTCAGCTCCGCACCCTGGACTACGCCGCCCGCTACTTTCTGCCTGAGATGAGCGGCTGGAGCACCACGTTTGGCCTGAGCGGCATGCGGCAGGAAAACGTGAACAAGGGCGTCGAATTTCTGATTCCGGCCTACCGATTGTTCGACGGCGGCGTGTTTGCTGTGACCAAGAAAACCTTCGGCAACCTCGACCTCAGCGGCGGTCTGCGCTACGACCTGCGCCGCATCACGGCCGACGCGCTTTACCTGGACCCTGACACCGAGCAACCAGTAGGCAGCGGGGAAGGCGAGCAGAAATTTGGGGGCTTTACCAGCAACTTCCGCAACGTATCGGGCAGCCTGGGCGGGGCTTACAACCTGACCGAGAAGCTGCTACTCAAGGCCAACGTGTCGCGCGGGTTTCGGGCCCCTAATATTGCCGAGCTGGGCTCCAATGGCATTCACGAAGGCACCATCCGCTACGAGCTCGGCGACCCGGGCCTCAAGGCCGAGACCAGCCTACAGTTCGACGGCGGTGTAAGCTACAGCACCGACCACATCAGCCTGAGCCTGGACGCCTTCCGCAACCAGATTCAGAACTACGTGTTTCCCGAGCGGCTGGAAGACGCCGTGAGTGAGGAAGGTGACCCGATATTCAAGTATACCCAAGGCACGGCCCGGCTGGCTGGCGGCGAGGCCACGCTCGACATTCACCCCCACCCGCTCGACTGGCTGCACTTCGAAAACTCGTTTTCCATGGTACGAGCCCAGCAACTCAACCAGCCTGAAGGTCAGCAGTATCTGCCCTTTATTCCCGCCGACCGGCTTCAGTCAACCGTGCGGGTGAATTTTCGCAAGGTGGGCAATTCCCGGCTGGGCAACCTCTACGCCCGGGCCGGCGTGGAGCACACCTTCGCCCAAAACCGCTTTTTCTCCGCCTTCGAAACCGAAACCCGCACGCCGGGCTACACGCTCGTCAACCTGGGTCTGGGCTCCGACGTGGTGAATGCCCAGGCGAAAACCCTGTTTTCGCTCTACCTGACGGCCAATAACCTCTTCGACGTGGGTTACCAAAGCCACCTGAGCCGCCTGAAGTACGCGGCTTACAACGTGAGCAACGGCCGCCGGGGCGTGTTCAACATGGGCCGCAACGTGAGCCTGAAGCTGGTGGTACCGCTGGCGTTTAACTAA